A window of Limisphaera ngatamarikiensis genomic DNA:
GTATAGCCGCGGAAGGTGCTGTAATTCGTCACAGGGGGAGGAGTGGGCGCTGGTTTCAGAAGGGGAGGGAGAAACAGCCAAGTGTTATTGGAAGAAGCTGGAACCGGGCGAATGCATCGGCGGGTTATTCAGCGACAAGGATTGCGAGGGAATGACATGCGGTGGTGGCTTTTACGTTGTAAAGCCTTATGACCTGACGGGCTACTGTAAAACGCCCGGGTGCGATCGATGGCCGTATACCCACCGCCGCTGGACGCCGGAGCCGGACCATGGAAACCCCGGAGCAGAAGGCCCACGAGACCGCTGCCGTAACATAGATCCTACACCGCCAGGCTATAAATACGGGCCGCGTCGGCAATGCTGTGATAAGCCATGAACTCCGTGCTGGTTATCGTTGTACTGCTGCTGGTTGGCCTACTCGGCGGATTGGCTGCAGCTTCATTCTGGATAGCACGGCGTGTGGGGCGAAAAACGGCCATTATTGTTGCGTTGGCTCTTATGGGAACCATAGTGCTGGGTTTATGGTACAGCGTGTATCCACTGGTTGACGTTCTAGCGTGGTATGAGGACTCGGATATGGAGGCCGCACTTGTTGGGGAATCTAAAGACCGTTGGGAGGGGTGGTGGATCAGTCTGCGTTGGCGCTGGAAGGGAAATTACTGGATGGAATATCTTGTGGACCTTGAATGCAACAGATGGAAAGAGGTAGCCCTGGTGCGAGACGGAATGCACCTAGTTGTCAAAAGGAAAGGAG
This region includes:
- a CDS encoding RHS repeat-associated core domain-containing protein; this translates as MRLTGAAAGSNPFRFSTKRTEDGTGLVLYEYRPYSPALGRWLSRDPIAESMVGTLGVHGHQRGKSVILLARLVSSAIRELQYSTELLNEFHMCRNRPVDRFDILGLGNEWYSRGRCCNSSQGEEWALVSEGEGETAKCYWKKLEPGECIGGLFSDKDCEGMTCGGGFYVVKPYDLTGYCKTPGCDRWPYTHRRWTPEPDHGNPGAEGPRDRCRNIDPTPPGYKYGPRRQCCDKP